From the genome of Medicago truncatula cultivar Jemalong A17 chromosome 2, MtrunA17r5.0-ANR, whole genome shotgun sequence:
TCCAACACCATGGCATGCATTGATCTCTTCACAATGTTCTATATGCTCAAGCATCATTATCTAGTGTATCATTATCCCTTGCTCAATACTTAATATTTGTTTCTATTCATGTTTTATGGAAGTCCCTACTCCCTTCTTCAATGACCAAAACTTTACCTTGTACTTATTTTAAAAGGGAGGTTACCCCATTTAGGTTATTGTTGCATTGCATAGGCTTGTCAGACCTCTTATTAATTATTAGTAAACATTTATGAGAGGCAGTAGAGAGGTTCAATATGAATGGTCTGAACCAATTAGGCAGTTATTATGTGTGTCTGTCTCTTGTACTAtaactttttctgttttgaaaacCATTCCCCATAGGCTAAAGTAATAAATTCAATGTTTATTCATTAGTTTTATGAATCATAGATACCAGTTTCTAATCATTGTAATATAAACACCAATGACTAATCATTGTTAGCAACTTGTCTGACATTGTTTTGAATGCAGGTTAAAGGACTTCTCAAAGACAAGAAGTTGGAAACACTTGTTGATGCAGAGCTAAAGGGAAATTATGAGGATGATGAGGTAGAGCAGTTAATCCAAGTTGCTTTACTATGCACACAAGGGTCCCCTATGGAAAGACCTAAGATGTCTGAGGTGGTTAGAATGCTAGAAGGTGATGGTTTGGCCGAAAAATGGGAGCAATGGCAGAAAGAAGAGACGTACCGACAAGATTTTAACAACAACCACATGCATCACCATAATGCAAATTGGATAGTAGTAGATTCAACTTCACATATCCAGCCAGATGAACTCTCAGGTCCTAGATGATCCGTTTGAAGATTCTATCATATCCACTAGTGAATACACAATCCTTTTTCCTCTGCCTGAAAGAGATAAACTTTCATGATTTGTGCATATGCTTTTCACCATCTCTTCTACTTAATCTTTTCTTTCGATCTTCTTGAAATTATCTTGTATCTTCACGTTACATGGTCATTGATCAGGTTAtgattatttaagaaaaaagtttgtAATTGTTACTGGGTTGTCAAGTTGCAGGATAAAGCTTAGGACACAAGCAACCAACACTTTTGTCATTGTATGTATGAGAAACTAGTATAGAgcttttatgaaaatatgtgcaattttatttttatcgttattgtattttagaatttgttttcttttgacttggaaataaaaataagtagTACAGTACTTCAGTGGTTGCTATGTATTTGACTTTTAATAATGGTTGGCATTACACTTTCTTAGCAAATAGTATGTTTGGAAGATAATGGAATTGGTTGTTCAATTTCTCGTTGGAATTTCTCTACTAACTATATTACTAAATCTGATCtttgtattgattttgacattctTGAAAACagattttcaatcaatttaaccaAAATTAAGTTAACCTGAAATACATCATTGTGATGATAGTAGACCAATAATTTTGATGTATGGTGAAGTTTCAACATATGGCAGGAAAGAAGAGTTTGTATGCCTAATTAACCTATGGAGCAAGTTTTCCATGGTCACAAGACTGTCACAAGTCTTGGGCACACTCACAAGAAGaaattagaattaatttttaaaataattgaaagaataaaagGTAGAATTAATATTTTGTGAGTTTTCTTAAGAGGTTTATATTTGGTTTTGtggtcatacaagaataatcctAACATATGAGATAAAATGAAAGTTGGCCACATGCACCTAAGATTATGACCGTGAATAAACTATCAATTTAGTTTTAAACTATCTAGTCTctaaacaatataaatataacaagTGATTAATtcttaaagtaaataaaatctaTCAATGTAGTCTCTATTAAATTGacagatttttatatattttaaggaataaattgaaaattttctatactttatgaagaattattcattatatttatatagtttaagactaaattgagaagaaaataatagtaaagagattcaattaattatatatCCTTCTACAATCACTTTCAAGTAAATAAATACCAACTTTCTTGATGATCACAGTATCTTATGATGAGGTTGTCACAGGTGAGCCTGAACCCACTCTAGCTAGCTTGGTTATATACCATGATATCGTGAATGTGGACTATATAAAACATGGAGAGAGTAAGTTCAGCTTCTAAAGTCTCCTTTCTTTTTTGGGCTATTTTGGTGCTTCATTTGCTCCTTAATGCTTCTTCAAATGTGGAAAGTGAGCGGTTACTTTTGTCTTTACTCTATCATCACacagttatttttttattttttttgaataagcacTTTATGAATCTTTTAATTGTTCATCACACACAAAACTCTCTGGACCAGAGTTCGAACCCGGCTGAAGGTGTCTAGTCTAATAATATTGGTattgtcagttgagctaggcCTTAGCATCCACTGGTTGCCCTTTAGCTTTATCCGTATTAGGCATAtgtttgattgaaaaataaacttcacaTTAAACTTGGAGTAGTAGCTTTTGTAATATTCAATCTTGCTAAATAAGATAGGATCATATGATTGAAGTATTTTAGTGATATTCATATACGATGTTGATGTTGTGTGCATcactagattaggttgtttctTGATTGTTAAGTGCTTAATCTCAAACGTCACCGATTGAACAGAATTGGTGATGATAATACTTTGTGATTGTGTAAGACTTCATAATTATATTAGAGAATGGcttttcaatatggttttttcttgttactttttttttttttttcttctcacatTTGCTTTGATGTATAGTATTATAGTTAGCCTAGTATTTAGGTGTATGCTACTAAGGCTGTCTAATGAAAGTCGAGGTTCAAGTTACTGAATATTATTAAGGATGTTTGAAACTGAATATTGCTTCCTTTTAGCACAGGTGATACCCTTATTGCATTGAAGAGCAACTTAAATGATCCTAACAGTGTTTTTCAAAGTTGGAATGCTACCAATGTCAATCCCTGCGAGTGGTTTCATGTTACATGCAATGATGATAAAAGTGTGATCCTTATGTAAGTTGATATGCCCTCTTTACCTGTAGTTTTATGAATTGTCCACATAGTgaatagaattttattttttgtttttttgcattTGGACAGTGATCTTGAAAATGCAAACCTTTCTGGTACCCTGATTTCAAAATTTGGTGATCTTTCAAATTTGCAGTACTTGTAAGCTGTGACTCAGATATGCATTGtagtaaatttgacttttattGAGCAGATTGAGCTCAACCTTGTTTCTTGAATGATACTCTTGTTAGTTGGTAATAAGATCTGAACTTTCTCCTCATTTCAATGGCAGGGAGCTTTCTAGTAATAATATAACAGGAAAAATCCCAGAAGAGTTAGGAAATTTGACAAACTTAGTGAGCTTGGATCTTTACTTGAACCATTTAAGCGGTACCATACTGAATACATTGGGCAACCTTCACAAACTATGTTTCCTGTATGACATGCTTTCCTTATTCTCATATCTTTGATctgcaaaatttatttatgttggtttcaattattttcttcttctacctTGTTCAACATCTTTTTTGTGTGTTTCTCGATGCAAAATGTGGTAGAATTTGTAGCCTCTACAACAAGATTTATGCGTAAAATGTATAGTCCTATTTTCATCATTGCTGCTACTACTGGTTATTATTACATGTTGCAATAGTGTTTTATATACCAATTGAATGAAAGATTTACGTATTTCAGTTAAGACTTGACTTAAGACTATAGACCATGTTGGGGGTGGTTgggaatttattttattttattttgggtagACTAATACTGCAGGTTTTCCACCTTTGAATTAGATAAAGGAAATCTTAACACTATCTGTTACATGTTTTGATCAACTTGATCTCTTCCTATCAAAGATGTAACCAATTCAACGTCATACTTCAAGTTTCTGATTTGACTTGTTTATAGTAATGCTTGATTTAGCATAACCACATGTTCTTCTTAAATCAAATAATCTTGATTAGATGTGATAATCCATCACTCTACCATTGCacatttcaaataattaaagctACGATCCTGATAGTATTTTAAAGGACTTGTTACAATATATGAAATATCTTATAATATCTTAATATTATGTTGTAGTATCTGAATTAATCTTACAGGGTTAGTTTATTATATTCTAACAGGACTGCTGTCCGATAGTTTGCATGGTCTTTCCgtggattttttctttttctttcctgcATTAAAGCGAATTTGCTTTAGCCACTGTATAACAATTTCTAATATGATTATCTTATTCATTCATGTATTTGGAACTAAGACTTTAATTATGAATGTATTGGTTATGCCTTGAGTGAGATATGTTTTCCATTCTTTACCATTTCACTTTGCATAATAGAATTTTGTTATCTATCTTCCCTTCTTCTTTTATGCATTTGATGACTAGTTGCCTATCATGATTTATTACTCTACTTTATCAGTTGTATCTTGTATATAGCAAACTGATTATTCATCTTGCTCTCCAAAATAGGCGTCTCAACAATAACAGCTTGACTGGAGTCATTCCCATTTCTTTGTCAAATGTTGCTACGCTGCAAGTTCTGTGAGTGTTCCTCCTTTATTTAGATTTCCTCCGAGTGATAGTCGGAgtagatattttttgttttgttttgaagaaatcaaaGTAGATTACTATTTATGTTAGAATCAATATACTTCTGTGTAAATTGACACAACAGCGATCTCTCAAACAACAATCTAGAAGGGGATATCCCAGTGAATggttcatttttattatttacctCTTCCAGGTTAGTGTAAATCATTATGTTCTTATTTAGGCCTTATTGTTGACAGATGACCTGAAACTTTGCTAATTCCCCGTGTTTGACTTCACAGTTATCAAAATAATCCTCGTTTGAAACAACCAAAAATCATTCATGCACCACTTTCTCCagcatcatcagcttcttcagGTTCATTGACGTCTGTTTTTTATTGACAGTGATTTTAACTTGTTAAAGAATAACTTGAACTGAAAGCTTCAATTCAGAAAATAACTCTAGCATGCTCATAACTCTCTCGAATTGAAACCAAACTCAAAGTGCGTCTATTTCATGAATAGAGTTAAAATTTCTAATTGAACTGTAATCCCTTTTTCAGGTAACAGTAATACTGGAGCTATTGCTGGAGGAGTTGCTGCAGGTGCTGCTCTGTTGTTCGCAGCTCCAGCAATTGCACTTGTTTATtggcaaaaaagaaaacaatgggGTCATTTCTTTGACGTTCCTGGTTAGTTGAATAACAGAAAAGATGGTATACATGCTGATAAATGCTGTGTTTTATAGTTACTATTACTTGTGAAccaacccacttgggttggcatAGTGGTACTGGCTTGGGATTTAGGAGTGTGCttctcctcaaggtctcagttcgattctctctggtgtcaatttgggtgggctaatttagcttcttcaaaaaaaaaaactattacttGTGAACCAATATTTTAATTGTCTTTTACTGCGGCAGCTGAGGAGGATCTTGAACACCTTGTTCAGATTACAAGGTTTTCTCTACGTGAACGGCTAGTAGAAACAGATAACTTCAGTAACGAAAACGTTCTAGGTAGAGGTAGATTTGGAAAGGTTTACAAAGGTCACTTAACTGATGGCACTCCTGTAGCAATACGAAGACTTAAAGAGGAACGCGTCGCGGGTGGAAAGCTGCAGTTTCAAACTGAAGTTGAATTGATCAGCATGGCTGTGCATCATAATTTGCTTCGCCTTCGTGATTTTTGCATGACACCTACTGAACGCTTGCTTGTGTATCCTTACATGGCTAATGGAAGTGTATCGTGTTTACGAGGTGTCCTATCTTTTCTCTCATATATCCTTTTCTGACATTAATGTTTTAAGTGTTAGCGTTCAACATCAAATTTGTTTCCgatttattagtaaaaaaacaacaatttatatTTCCTTGATATTAGCTGGAAGCTATGTAAACACAAACATGGAAAGTCTTAAATGGCCCGAATTTTCAAATGCAAATTAATGCTCTTAATGTTGAATTTCAAAAGTTCCAGTTTCAAACTAAAACCGCGTCTATGTATATTGATTCTGTTGTTGTAGAACGTAATGGCTCTCAACCTCCGCTTGAGTGGCCAATGCGGAAAAATATTGCGTTGGGATCTGCcagggggattgcttacttgcATTATAGTTGTGACCCTAAGATTATTCACCGTGATGTGAAAGCTGCAAATATATTGTTGGATGAGGAATTTGAAGCAATTGTTGGAGATTTTGGTTATGCAATGCTTATGGATTACAAAGATACCCATGATACTACTGCTGTCTTTGGTACGATTGGGCATATAGCACCTGAATATCTCTTAACTGGAAGGTCTTCAGAAAAGACCGATGTTTTTGCATATGGTGTGATGCTTCTTGAACTAATAACTGGACCGAGGGCTTCTGATCTAGCACGTCTTGCTGATGATGATGTGATATTGCTTGATTGGGTAGGTTTTCCTTTAACTTTAAATATGTCATTAGTAGTTGAACAATTTTGTTAACCGTGTATTTACGGTGATTTTTAGTTAAATTCTGCCTCCAACACTGTGGCATGCATTAATTTCTTCGCATAATTATGTATGCAGGTTAAAGGACTTCTTAAAGAGAAGAAGTTCGAAACACTGGTAGATGCAGAGTTAAAGGgaaattatgatgatgatgaggtaGAGCAGTTAATCCAAGTTGCTTTACTATGCACACAAGGGTCCCCTATGGAAAGACCTAAGATGTCTGAGGTGGTGAGAATGCTAGAAGGCGATGGTTTGGCCGAAAAATGGATGCAATGGCAGAAAGAAGAGAAGTACTGACAAGATTTTAGCAACAACCGCATGCATCACCCTTCTAATGCAAATCGGATATAGTAGTAGATTCAACTTCACACATCGAGCCAGATGAACTCTAAGGTCCTAGACGATCCGTTTGAAGATTCTATCATATCCACTAGTGAATACACAATCCTTCTTCCTCTGCCTGAAAGAGATAAACTTTCATGATTTGTGGATATGCTTTTCACCATTTCTTCTACTTGATCTTTTCTTTTGATCTTCTTGAAATTATCTTGTATCTTCACGTTACATGGGGTCATTGATCAGGTTATGATTATTTACGAAAATGTTTGGAATTTTTATTGGGTTGTCAAGTTGCAGGATAAAGCTTAGGACACAAACAACCAACactttatgaaaatatatgCAATTTTATAACAGATACATCTACATATGAAAATCTCTCAAATTTTGAGATTGGAAACAAAAATGCAGAAATTTGAAACAACCACATGAAATTTTTGGGTGAAGAACATAATGTAATGGAGATTAGTATGTTGAGAAGatgttttattttctcaaaaagtaTTGCTTTATCTATCATTTTTAACGTGTGAACATTTGAAGGTTGTTTCTTTCAGGTGGTCCACAATGGTAAAGTTTGAGACAGGAATATTTTACAAGTGTAGTACATCTTTGACTCTTAATTTCATTTCACTTTCTATTTCTAACTAATCACACTTCAGtatcaatattatattactatcttgTTAACCTGTCCCACATGTtcagaaattttaaaatataaatgttgtgTTCAAAAACAATCATTTTATATCTCTTaattaacatgtgcccttaattaaatattattcatgcaaagaaaacaaacaaaagccATACAtacttaaattattatcaatttcaCAAACCCATTTTTTATTTCGTCAAAATGTTGTGGAGCAAgtgtttgtgttttgttattAGGGAATCAAATCAATTGCTTATATGAATATAAACATGGAGCAAGCTTCATTTCTTTTTTGGGCTATTTTGGTGCTTCATTTGCTGCTTAAAGCTTCTTCCAATGAAGAAAGTAAGTGgttattttaattgtttcatAAATGTTTCTATCTGTTAAATTTTGTGAAAATTCACCTATTTTGATATACTAGGTTGCCTTTTAGCTTTTTAATGTTACTGATcatatgttgtgtttgtttggttCCACAATGGGAACTTCAGAACTTGAGTTTGCAACAGCCAGATTTTTTTacgtttaatttttattttgggaaTCAGTTTTGAGCTTAAGAAACTATTTGCAGCTTTCACATTTTAACACCTTGCAACTTTTGGTAATTGtacactcaaaatcaattttgaatgaTCTAAGAtatccaaacaaaataaattcacAAAAATCACTTTTGCGCATCCAAACCACAAACCACTTTACatttaactcacttttaactaaaCAAAAACCACTTTACATTTAAATATTCTGTATCTGCTAATATTTTTGGTAGGAAGATAGGATCATATGATTGAAGAATTTTAGTAAATTTCAGATATAGTGATGGTGTTCTGCATcactagattaggttgtttctTGATTGTTCAGTGGTTAGTGCTTAATCCCGAACCTAGGAAGTTCATAGATGAACATAATTGGTGATGATAATAATACTGTGACATAATCATAATAGAAGAATTCACCTTCTCCCACTCATGTTAATATAAGGATGTTCGCAACAGATGATgcttctttttaataaaatgccCTCAACTGAAGACTGCTTCTTTTTAGAACAGGTGATGCCCTGAATGCATTGAAGAACAGCTTGAATAATCCTCCTAACAATGTTTTTGACAATTGGGATACTACCCTTGTCAATCCTTGCACGTGGTTTCATGTTGGATGCAATGATGATAAAAAAGTGATCAGCGTGTAAGTTGATGATATTGTCATCTTTACCTGCAAGTTTATGAATGTTTGTCCaaataattttaattcttttttgcATTTGGATAGGGATCTTGGAAATGCAAACCTTTCTGGTACACTGGTTTCACAACTTGGCGATCTCTCAAATTTACATAAATTGTAAGTTgtgaattatgatattgttGAGTAAATTTGACTGGTTCTGAGTATATTAAGCTTAACCTTATTTCTTGATTGATATGTTTGTATTTTCTTTCACGTTGCTTGCTTTATATGATCTTATAAGCAGTAGTTCTATATTAAGTTGCCATGCATCAAACTCTTTATCTTCCTCATTCTATTTCCCTTCACTTCTCCGCCATCCCCCGAAATAAGATGGTTCACTcacatttcttttttgttttttttagactaaGCTCTTATTCATGGCCATCCCCCGAAACTTTTGATATCTTCATAAGCTTTACTTAATATCATCTCGGTTTTAGAGATGGTTGTCAAAGTATCTCAAGCAAAGATTATAATTTTCATTATAAGAGGCCATCTATTTCGATTCCTCTGGTTGAGTTCACAAAATATCAGTTTAATGCAAATAATGTGAATTTGATTTGTAACCTTTCAATTATTTGGACTTTTTTGTTTGCATAAATCTGAACTTTCTTCCCTTTTCAACGGCAGGGaactttttaataataatataacaggAAAAATCCCAGAAGAGCTAGGAAAATTGACAAACTTGGAGAGCTTGGATCTTTACTTGAACAATTTAAGTGGTACCATACCGAATACATTGGGAAAccttcaaaaactaaaattcctGTATGACTTACTTTCCTTATTTTGATATGCAATATTAGACATATGTTCAACATCCATAGTTTTTGCTTCTGGATGCAAAATGTGGTAGATATTGTCGCTTCTACACCATTACTATTTCATTTCCAGAAAGCTGCAATATACAAAAACCCATGGCGAAAAAATATAATTCTGCATAGTGCAACGCTATCTTACCTGTGCACCATAGAATTACCTATGCCTTGACAGAGAgaatttccatttttgacaATTTCACTTTGCTTAGTAAAATTTTGTTATCTGCCCTTTTTTTATGCATTTGATAACTAGTTACCTATGAATATTTATTACTCTATTTTATGT
Proteins encoded in this window:
- the LOC11425130 gene encoding BRASSINOSTEROID INSENSITIVE 1-associated receptor kinase 1 isoform X1 yields the protein MITVSYDEVVTGEPEPTLASLVIYHDIVNVDYIKHGESDTLIALKSNLNDPNSVFQSWNATNVNPCEWFHVTCNDDKSVILIDLENANLSGTLISKFGDLSNLQYLELSSNNITGKIPEELGNLTNLVSLDLYLNHLSGTILNTLGNLHKLCFLRLNNNSLTGVIPISLSNVATLQVLDLSNNNLEGDIPVNGSFLLFTSSSYQNNPRLKQPKIIHAPLSPASSASSGNSNTGAIAGGVAAGAALLFAAPAIALVYWQKRKQWGHFFDVPAEEDLEHLVQITRFSLRERLVETDNFSNENVLGRGRFGKVYKGHLTDGTPVAIRRLKEERVAGGKLQFQTEVELISMAVHHNLLRLRDFCMTPTERLLVYPYMANGSVSCLRERNGSQPPLEWPMRKNIALGSARGIAYLHYSCDPKIIHRDVKAANILLDEEFEAIVGDFGYAMLMDYKDTHDTTAVFGTIGHIAPEYLLTGRSSEKTDVFAYGVMLLELITGPRASDLARLADDDVILLDWVKGLLKEKKFETLVDAELKGNYDDDEVEQLIQVALLCTQGSPMERPKMSEVVRMLEGDGLAEKWMQWQKEEKY
- the LOC11425130 gene encoding BRASSINOSTEROID INSENSITIVE 1-associated receptor kinase 1 isoform X3, producing MITVSYDEVVTGEPEPTLASLVIYHDIVNVDYIKHGESDTLIALKSNLNDPNSVFQSWNATNVNPCEWFHVTCNDDKSVILMELSSNNITGKIPEELGNLTNLVSLDLYLNHLSGTILNTLGNLHKLCFLRLNNNSLTGVIPISLSNVATLQVLDLSNNNLEGDIPVNGSFLLFTSSSYQNNPRLKQPKIIHAPLSPASSASSGNSNTGAIAGGVAAGAALLFAAPAIALVYWQKRKQWGHFFDVPAEEDLEHLVQITRFSLRERLVETDNFSNENVLGRGRFGKVYKGHLTDGTPVAIRRLKEERVAGGKLQFQTEVELISMAVHHNLLRLRDFCMTPTERLLVYPYMANGSVSCLRERNGSQPPLEWPMRKNIALGSARGIAYLHYSCDPKIIHRDVKAANILLDEEFEAIVGDFGYAMLMDYKDTHDTTAVFGTIGHIAPEYLLTGRSSEKTDVFAYGVMLLELITGPRASDLARLADDDVILLDWVKGLLKEKKFETLVDAELKGNYDDDEVEQLIQVALLCTQGSPMERPKMSEVVRMLEGDGLAEKWMQWQKEEKY
- the LOC11425130 gene encoding BRASSINOSTEROID INSENSITIVE 1-associated receptor kinase 1 isoform X2 → MERVSSASKVSFLFWAILVLHLLLNASSNVESDTLIALKSNLNDPNSVFQSWNATNVNPCEWFHVTCNDDKSVILIDLENANLSGTLISKFGDLSNLQYLELSSNNITGKIPEELGNLTNLVSLDLYLNHLSGTILNTLGNLHKLCFLRLNNNSLTGVIPISLSNVATLQVLDLSNNNLEGDIPVNGSFLLFTSSSYQNNPRLKQPKIIHAPLSPASSASSGNSNTGAIAGGVAAGAALLFAAPAIALVYWQKRKQWGHFFDVPAEEDLEHLVQITRFSLRERLVETDNFSNENVLGRGRFGKVYKGHLTDGTPVAIRRLKEERVAGGKLQFQTEVELISMAVHHNLLRLRDFCMTPTERLLVYPYMANGSVSCLRERNGSQPPLEWPMRKNIALGSARGIAYLHYSCDPKIIHRDVKAANILLDEEFEAIVGDFGYAMLMDYKDTHDTTAVFGTIGHIAPEYLLTGRSSEKTDVFAYGVMLLELITGPRASDLARLADDDVILLDWVKGLLKEKKFETLVDAELKGNYDDDEVEQLIQVALLCTQGSPMERPKMSEVVRMLEGDGLAEKWMQWQKEEKY